From the uncultured Trichococcus sp. genome, one window contains:
- the nadA gene encoding quinolinate synthase NadA, protein MDELTERILQLKAEKDAVILAHYYVPGSVQDIADFIGDSYYLSKIAAQVTEKVIVFCGVAFMGESAKMLNPEKVVLMPDLKADCPMAHMVKIRDIQKIRETYEDVAVVCYINSTAEIKAHADVCVTSSNAKNVIAALPNRYIYFIPDEHLGRYISHQLPEKTFLFNDGYCPIHTSIRVVDVLKMKRDLPQAEILAHPECKEEILDLADFVGSTSDLVAYAEKSPSQDFIICTEIGVIHDMEKRSPGKSFHAPSIGQVCPDMKLNTVEKIIYALETFEPAVEMDESLRIKGLQPLERMMKLAEVKTHAQL, encoded by the coding sequence ATGGATGAACTTACGGAAAGAATATTGCAGCTGAAAGCAGAAAAAGATGCCGTCATTCTCGCACACTACTACGTTCCTGGATCCGTTCAAGATATCGCAGATTTTATCGGGGATTCGTATTATTTGAGCAAAATTGCAGCACAGGTCACGGAAAAAGTGATCGTTTTCTGCGGCGTGGCCTTCATGGGCGAAAGCGCGAAGATGCTGAATCCGGAGAAAGTCGTCCTGATGCCCGATCTGAAAGCGGATTGTCCGATGGCCCACATGGTCAAGATCCGCGACATCCAGAAAATCCGCGAAACTTACGAAGACGTGGCTGTCGTCTGCTACATCAATTCCACCGCTGAAATCAAAGCCCACGCCGATGTCTGCGTCACTTCATCAAATGCGAAAAACGTCATCGCCGCCCTACCCAACCGCTATATCTACTTCATTCCCGATGAGCACCTAGGCAGATACATTTCGCATCAGCTTCCCGAGAAGACGTTTCTCTTCAATGACGGTTACTGCCCGATCCACACCAGCATTCGCGTTGTTGATGTCCTGAAGATGAAACGCGACTTGCCGCAAGCTGAAATCCTGGCGCATCCGGAATGCAAGGAGGAAATTCTTGATTTGGCGGACTTCGTCGGCAGCACATCGGACCTCGTCGCTTATGCCGAAAAGAGCCCATCCCAGGATTTCATCATCTGCACGGAAATCGGCGTCATCCATGACATGGAGAAACGTTCGCCGGGCAAAAGCTTCCATGCCCCTTCAATCGGGCAGGTCTGTCCCGATATGAAACTGAACACCGTGGAGAAGATCATCTATGCTCTGGAAACGTTCGAACCTGCCGTGGAAATGGATGAATCGTTGCGCATAAAAGGACTGCAACCGTTGGAACGGATGATGAAATTGGCCGAGGTGAAGACCCATGCGCAACTATGA
- a CDS encoding DUF2202 domain-containing protein — translation MNSKKKLYGSATLLSLLLLVGCAADDDTASSESSTVGSSEMVESSSEAASSSEQEESMMEDSEESDMEEDESIETPYIYGAVGALADNDLTMEEMFTYAIQDEHLAHGEYAYVLETFGDQAPFNNIVSAEAQHVAEMTVLFEKYSLAVPADESADHLHQVADIKEALEACVTGEVDNIAMYNKFLEQEIPDDVRATFTALRNASEGHLQAFQKSLEKY, via the coding sequence ATGAACAGTAAGAAGAAACTCTACGGTTCGGCCACGTTATTGAGTCTGTTGCTGTTGGTCGGTTGTGCGGCGGATGACGATACCGCTTCAAGCGAATCTTCAACAGTCGGCTCATCCGAAATGGTCGAAAGCAGTTCCGAAGCAGCCAGCAGTTCCGAACAAGAGGAATCCATGATGGAAGACAGCGAAGAAAGCGACATGGAAGAAGACGAATCGATTGAAACACCATACATCTATGGTGCAGTCGGCGCCTTGGCGGACAATGATCTGACGATGGAGGAGATGTTCACATATGCCATTCAGGATGAACACTTGGCCCACGGAGAATACGCCTACGTCCTGGAAACCTTCGGGGATCAAGCTCCGTTCAACAACATCGTATCCGCTGAAGCACAGCACGTCGCTGAAATGACCGTTCTGTTCGAAAAATACAGCTTGGCGGTTCCGGCTGACGAATCGGCCGATCACCTTCATCAGGTAGCGGACATCAAGGAAGCCCTTGAGGCTTGTGTCACAGGGGAAGTGGACAACATCGCAATGTACAACAAATTCCTCGAACAGGAAATCCCGGATGACGTACGCGCAACCTTTACGGCTTTGCGTAACGCTTCTGAAGGACATCTGCAGGCGTTCCAAAAGAGTCTCGAAAAATATTGA
- a CDS encoding tryptophan-rich sensory protein produces the protein METKTETKQLEIPIKITVAVTYLIMIAVNALANILPINGIDTGAVSDSYPNLFAPTGLTFSIWGVIYLLLVGYTLYQFGFFQGDKSQVKTELLRKVGIVFSASSVVNAAWIFSWHYRMIGLSVILMLVLLLSLIYINQLILKEKLDQKEKLFIRLPFSVYFGWITVATIANITTLLVDIGWNGFGISESVWTILIIVIGLAIGAVTMIRNHDIAYGLVIIWAYAGILIKHMSEAGFNGQYTGIITTVIACIVLMGVAIGYVLFAKKQIPPILK, from the coding sequence ATGGAAACAAAAACGGAAACGAAACAACTGGAAATACCCATCAAAATCACTGTTGCCGTGACTTATCTGATCATGATCGCCGTCAACGCATTGGCAAACATCCTGCCGATCAATGGAATCGACACGGGTGCGGTATCGGATTCCTATCCGAACCTGTTTGCGCCCACCGGATTGACGTTTTCGATCTGGGGAGTCATCTATTTGTTGTTGGTGGGTTATACGCTTTATCAATTCGGTTTTTTCCAAGGGGATAAGAGCCAGGTAAAGACGGAATTGTTGCGGAAAGTCGGTATCGTCTTTTCGGCCAGTTCAGTAGTCAATGCCGCTTGGATCTTCAGTTGGCATTACCGCATGATTGGTCTGTCGGTGATCCTGATGCTGGTGCTTCTGCTGAGCCTGATCTACATCAACCAGTTGATCCTGAAGGAAAAACTCGATCAGAAGGAAAAACTGTTCATCCGTCTGCCGTTCAGCGTCTATTTCGGCTGGATCACGGTGGCGACGATCGCGAACATCACAACGCTGCTGGTCGACATCGGCTGGAATGGCTTCGGAATCTCCGAATCAGTCTGGACAATACTTATAATCGTAATCGGGCTTGCGATCGGAGCTGTCACGATGATCCGCAACCACGATATCGCATACGGACTCGTGATCATCTGGGCTTATGCGGGCATTCTGATCAAGCATATGTCCGAGGCTGGATTCAACGGCCAATACACGGGCATCATCACGACCGTCATCGCC